From Roseateles sp. SL47:
CAAGACGGCCCCCTCAACGGCCAGAATGATCCACAGGATGTCCTCAAGCTTTTGTGGATAACCTGTTGAAAAAATTCCTGTTGGCGAAGGGCAACGCCCGCAAAGCTCGCATCCATGCGGTTTTCAGGGCGGCCCTTTTGGCTACAATGAAAGCCCAACAAGCAGTTGCCATACGTTTTGTTGGAAGGCGCGTCACCGTTTCGACGTGCCTTTTTTTTATGTCCCGTATGTTCCGTGGGGGCCCACAAACGGCCTTCGCTTCGCCGCCATCCAGCGGGCTCGGGAGCCGTTCCATGTGCGGCCTCTTCCCGGCAGCTTCCCTGTCTGCGGCCTCCGACTGAGTCCATGAACCACATCCGCAACTTCTCCATCATTGCCCACATCGATCACGGCAAGAGCACCCTGGCCGATCGCATCATTCAGCGCTGCGGGGGGCTGTCGGATCGGGAAATGGAAGCGCAGGTGCTGGACTCGATGGACATCGAGCGTGAGCGCGGCATCACCATCAAGGCGCAGACCGCTGCGCTGCAATACAAGGCGCGTGATGGCCAGGTCTACAACCTGAACCTGATCGACACCCCGGGGCACGTCGACTTCTCTTATGAAGTGAGCCGCTCACTCTCCGCCTGCGAGGGGGCGCTGCTGGTGGTGGACGCCAGCCAGGGCGTGGAAGCGCAGACCGTGGCCAACTGCTACACCGCGCTGGAGCTTGGCGTGGAAGTGGTGCCCGTGCTCAACAAGATGGACCTGCCGCAGGCCAACCCGGAAGGGGCCAAGGCGGAGATCGAGGACGTGATCGGCATCGATGCCACTGACGCCATTCCGTGCTCGGCCAAGACCGGCATGGGCGTGGACGAGATCCTGGAAGCGATCATCGCCCGCATGCCGGCACCCAAGGGTGTGGTGGAAGCGCCGCTGCGCGCCATGATCATCGACTCCTGGTTCGACAACTACGTCGGCGTGGTGATGCTGGTCCGTGTGGTGGACGGCACGCTGCGCAAGGGCGAGCGCATCCGCATGATGGCCACCGACGCCGTCTACCCGGCCGAACACCTGGGGGTGTTCACCCCCAAGTCCGAGCCGCGTGACCGGCTCAATGCGGGCGAGGTGGGTTTCATCATTGCCGGCATCAAGGAACTGGCGGCGGCCAAGGTGGGTGACACCATCACCGTCGAAAAGAAGCAGCCCAACAACCTGGGCCCGGCGACCGAGGCCTTGCCGGGTTTCAAGGAAATCCAGCCCCAGGTGTTTGCCGGTCTCTACCCGACCGAAGCCAGCGAATACGACCAGCTCCGCGACGCGCTGGAAAAGCTCAAGCTCAATGACGCCTCGCTGCGGTTTGAACCGGAAGTCTCCCAGGCGCTGGGTTTCGGTTTCCGCTGCGGCTTCCTGGGCCTGCTGCACATGGAAATCGTGCAGGAGCGTCTGGAACGGGAATTCGACCAGGATCTGATCACCACCGCCCCTAGCGTGGTGTATGAAGTGCAGCTGAACGACGGCGAAATCATCGAGGTGGAAAACCCCTCCAAGATGCCGGAGCAGAGCAAGATCGGCGAGATCCGTGAGCCGATCGTCACCGTGCATCTGTACATGCCGCAGGAATACGTGGGCCCGGTCATGACCCTGGCCAACCAGAAGCGCGGCGTGCAGCTGAACATGGCCTATCACGGCCGCCAGGTGATGCTCACCTATGAAATCCCGCTGGCCGAGATCGTGCTGGACTTCTTCGACAAGCTGAAGTCCGTGTCGCGGGGTTATGCCTCCATGGACTACGAGTTCAAGGAATATCGCGCCTCGGACGTGGTGAAGGTGGACATGCTGATCAACGGCGACCGCATTGATGCCTTGTCCCTGATCGTCCACCGCTCGCAGTCCCAATACCGCGGCCGCCAGGTGGCAGCGAAGATGCGCGAAATCATTCCGCGCCAGATGTACGACGTGGCCATCCAGGCGGCCATCGGCGCCAACATCATCTCGCGGGAGAACATCAAGGCGCTGCGCAAGAACGTGCTGGCAAAATGCTATGGCGGCGACATCACCCGCAAACGCAAGCTGCTGGAAAAGCAGAAGGCGGGCAAGAAGCGGATGAAACAAATCGGTTCGGTGGAGGTGCCGCAAGAAGCCTTCCTGGCCATCCTCCAAGTCGAAGAATGAACGCGATGAGTGCACTGACCGGGCTGCTGTATGCCGCCCTGATCGCCTACCTGGGCGGCTGGTTCTCGGGCTACTGGAACGGCAATTTCTCGCTGTTGCTGTTTGTGCTGACGCTGGTGACGCTGGGTTACTGGACGGCCGAACGCTTTTATTTCCAGCCGGCACGCCGGCGCCAGGCGCAGATCGCTGCGGACGCCTGGGAGAAGGAGCAGCGCTGGCGCGGTGCCGAACTCACGCCCGGCGCCCGCGACGTGATCGCCGAGCCGCACCTGCGCCAGCCCTGGTGGCTGGACTGGACCGCCGGCCTGTTCCCGGTCATTCTCATCGTCTTCCTGTTGCGCTCCTTCCTCTTCGAGCCCTTCAAGATTCCATCCGGCTCCATGGTCCCGACGCTGTTGATCGGTGACCTGATCCTGGTCAACAAGTTCCACTACGGCATCCGCCTGCCGGTGATCAACAAGAAGATCATCAGCAACCATGATGTCGAGCGGGGCGATGTGGTGGTGTTTCGCTATCCGCTGAACCCGGGCGTGGACTACATCAAGCGCGCCGTCGGCGTGCCCGGCGACGAAATCCGCTACGTCAATCAGAAACTGTATGTGAACGGCACGATGGTGCCGACGCAGTCCCAGGGCGACTTCTTTGATGACGACCCCAGCTCGATGCGCATCCGTCCGATGTTCACCGAGAAGCTGGGTCGGGTGGAACACAAGATTCTGGTGGACCCGCAACCGCGGGGCCCGCTCAACCCGATCGCCCAATTCCCCTACCTGCAAAATTGCACCTACACGCTGGAAGGTGTGACCTGCAAGGTGCCGCAGGGCCATTACTTCATGATGGGCGATAACCGCGACAACTCGCAGGATTCCCGCTATTGGGGATTCGTGCCGGATGAGAACATCGTGGGCAAGGCCTTTGTGGTCTGGATGAATTTCGGGAATCTCAAACGCATCGGCAGCATCCAGTAACGACGGATTGCGGCACGATGCCGGATACTGAACAACGAAGATTGGGAGCACTTGCAATGACCGGGGCCAGCCACACCACCACCGCCACTGACATCCACCCAGCGCCTCGCCGCGCACCGGCCGGCCACCGCCAACGCGGCATCAGCCTGTTCGGCCTGCTGTTCTGGGGGGTGATCCTGGCCTTCCTGGCCGTGGTGGGCATGCGGGTGGCCCCCACGGTGATGGAATACTTCACCATCCTGAAGGCCGTGGAAAAAATTGCCAGCAGCGGCCCTTCGTCGGTCAGTGATGCGCGCGCGGCATTTGCCCGTACGCAGGAAATTGAATACTCCATCGTCAGCATCAAGCCGAACGATCTGGTCATCACCAAGCGCGAAGAGAAGGTGAAGATCAGTTTTGCCTACGACAAGGAAGTGTCGCTGGGCGGCCCGGTGTATCTGCTGATCAAATACAAGGGCGAAACCCGCTGAGGATGCCGATGACCCCCCAAGCGCTCGATGCACTCCAGCAACGACTGGGCTACCGCTTCACCAAGGCGGAGCTGCTCCAGCGTGCGCTGACGCATCGAAGCTTCGGGCAGCAGCACAACGAGCGCCTGGAGTTCCTGGGCGACGCGGTGCTGAATCTGGCGGTGTCGGCCCTGCTCTACGAGCGTTTTGCCGGCTCCGACGAAGGGGACCTCACCCGCATCCGTGCGCACCTGGTGCGCGAGGACAGCCTGCACAAGCTGGCCCTGCAACTGCAGATGCCGGCCACCCTGCGCATGAGCGAGGGGGAGGCCCGGGGCGGTGGCGGCCAGCGTCCGTCCATCCTGGCGGATGCGCTGGAAGCCGTCATCGGTGCGGCCTTTCTGGATGGTGGCTACCAGGCCGCCAACGACATCGTCCGTGGTCTGCTGGGCGACCTCATCTCCGGCAGCGGCATCGATCAATGGGCCAAGGACGCCAAGACTGCGTTGCAGGAATGGTTGCAGGCGCGCAAGCTGCCGGTGCCGGTCTACCGCATCGTCGAAACACGCGGCCAGGCCCATGCCCAAACTTTTACCGTTGAATGCCAGGTGCCTGCGCTCAGCCTGGCGCGGACTGGCGACGGCCGCTCCCGCCGCATGGCGGAGCAGGAAGCAGCCCGGCAGCTCCTGGACGAGCTGCTGGCTGGCGACAAGCCCGGCACCGGCTTGCGCGACTAATCAAAGGCATTTCCATGAACAGAACCTCTCGCGGCGGCCCGGTCTCCGGACCGGCTGCTACTGAACCGACCGCGCTTGACGGCAAGCCGGATGACGCCCTGCCTGCGGCCCGCGATGCGACCCATACTGCGGCTGAACACCAGGACCTCCAAGGCCATGCGCGTGATGATGCGGATGATGTGGCGGATGTCGAGGATGTCGAAGATGAGGGCGATCACACGCAGGACGCTGAGCATGACAGCGATGACGATGACAGCGATGAGGACGACCACAACGAGGACAACAGCGCCTCCAGCGTCCGCGGCGGCATCGGTGCACCGCCGGTGCAGGTCTACGAGGGGGATGCCCGTTGCGGGCTGATTGCCATCGTCGGCCGGCCCAATGTGGGCAAGTCCACGCTGCTCAACGCCCTGGTCGGACAGAAGGTGTCCATCACCTCCAAGAAGGCCCAGACCACGCGCCACCGCATCACCGGCGTGCGCACCGTTGAAGAAGCGCAGTTCGTTTTTGTGGATACCCCTGGCTTCCAGACCCGCCACAGCTCCGCCCTCAACCGCAACCTGAACCGTACGGTGCAGGGCGTGCTGTCGGATGTGGACCTGGTGCTGTTTGTGGTGGAAGCCGGCCGCTTCGGCCTGGATGACGCCAAGGTGCTGTCCCTGCTGCCGCAGGACAAGCCGGTGGTGCTGATTGCCAACAAGCTGGATGCCGTCACCCGCCGTGCGGAGCTGATGCCCTGGCTCAAGAGCATGCAGGAGCGCCGCAACTTCAGCGAATTCGTGCCCTTGTCCGCCCGCAAGGATGCGGATGTGCAGCGCCTGTTCCAGATCCTCAAGCCTTATCTGCCCAACCAGGAGTGGTTCTACGACGAGGACGCGCTGACCGACCGCAGCGAGAAGTTCCTGGCCAGTGAAATGATCCGCGAGAAGCTCTTCCGCCTCACCGGCGACGAGCTGCCCTACAGCGCGACGGTGATCATTGACCGCTGGGAAGAAGAGGGCAACCTGCGCCGCATCTCTGCCACCATCGTGGTGGAGCGGGATGCGCAGAAGGGCATGATCATCGGCGCGGGCGGTGAACGCCTGAAGCGGATCGGCTCGGAAGCCCGTCAGGAGCTGGAAACGCTGATGGATGCCCGTGTTTTCCTGGAGCTGTGGGTCAAGGTGCGCTCCGGCTGGGCGGATTCAGAAGAGCATCTGCGCAGCTACGGTTATGAGTGACCGCCGGGGGTGCTCCCGGAATGCGGGCTGACCCCATGTCCGCCGCTCGTTTGAACCACCTGCCGAGGCGCTGATGGTGTGGGGATATGTGCTTCACCATTACGACTGGAGCGAAACCAGCCTGGTGCTGGATCTCTTCACGCGTGATCACGGCCGCCTGGCGGTGGTGGCCAAGGGCGCCAAGCGGCCCTATTCGCAGCTGCGCAGCGTGCTGCTGCCTTTCCTGCGGCTGCAAGTGACCTTGAGCAAGCCCTCCAAGATGAATGAGGAGGGGGCTGCGGAAGTGCGCACGCTGCGAGGCGCCGAATGGGTGGGCGGCCAGACGCTGCCGACGGGCGCGGCCCTGTTCAGCGGGTATTACGTCAATGAGCTGCTGCTCAAGTTCCTGCCCCGGCAAGACCCGCAGCCGGCGCTGTTTGACGCCTATGCGGACCTGATGCCGCAACTGCAATCCGGCGATGGCGCCCAGAGTGCGCTGAGGGCCTTCGAGCTGCGCCTGCTGGCCGATTGCGGCCTGCTGCCCGAT
This genomic window contains:
- the lepB gene encoding signal peptidase I, with amino-acid sequence MSALTGLLYAALIAYLGGWFSGYWNGNFSLLLFVLTLVTLGYWTAERFYFQPARRRQAQIAADAWEKEQRWRGAELTPGARDVIAEPHLRQPWWLDWTAGLFPVILIVFLLRSFLFEPFKIPSGSMVPTLLIGDLILVNKFHYGIRLPVINKKIISNHDVERGDVVVFRYPLNPGVDYIKRAVGVPGDEIRYVNQKLYVNGTMVPTQSQGDFFDDDPSSMRIRPMFTEKLGRVEHKILVDPQPRGPLNPIAQFPYLQNCTYTLEGVTCKVPQGHYFMMGDNRDNSQDSRYWGFVPDENIVGKAFVVWMNFGNLKRIGSIQ
- a CDS encoding DUF4845 domain-containing protein; this encodes MTGASHTTTATDIHPAPRRAPAGHRQRGISLFGLLFWGVILAFLAVVGMRVAPTVMEYFTILKAVEKIASSGPSSVSDARAAFARTQEIEYSIVSIKPNDLVITKREEKVKISFAYDKEVSLGGPVYLLIKYKGETR
- the rnc gene encoding ribonuclease III, yielding MTPQALDALQQRLGYRFTKAELLQRALTHRSFGQQHNERLEFLGDAVLNLAVSALLYERFAGSDEGDLTRIRAHLVREDSLHKLALQLQMPATLRMSEGEARGGGGQRPSILADALEAVIGAAFLDGGYQAANDIVRGLLGDLISGSGIDQWAKDAKTALQEWLQARKLPVPVYRIVETRGQAHAQTFTVECQVPALSLARTGDGRSRRMAEQEAARQLLDELLAGDKPGTGLRD
- the recO gene encoding DNA repair protein RecO codes for the protein MVWGYVLHHYDWSETSLVLDLFTRDHGRLAVVAKGAKRPYSQLRSVLLPFLRLQVTLSKPSKMNEEGAAEVRTLRGAEWVGGQTLPTGAALFSGYYVNELLLKFLPRQDPQPALFDAYADLMPQLQSGDGAQSALRAFELRLLADCGLLPDLSVLATTQTALEPERLYMLSPESGVIVPTQDAPQLSGQALVHLQAALMHGSMEALRAACDQAGSSLKPLLRALLHYHLGHRPLRTRQVLLDVQKLLN
- the era gene encoding GTPase Era — its product is MGAPPVQVYEGDARCGLIAIVGRPNVGKSTLLNALVGQKVSITSKKAQTTRHRITGVRTVEEAQFVFVDTPGFQTRHSSALNRNLNRTVQGVLSDVDLVLFVVEAGRFGLDDAKVLSLLPQDKPVVLIANKLDAVTRRAELMPWLKSMQERRNFSEFVPLSARKDADVQRLFQILKPYLPNQEWFYDEDALTDRSEKFLASEMIREKLFRLTGDELPYSATVIIDRWEEEGNLRRISATIVVERDAQKGMIIGAGGERLKRIGSEARQELETLMDARVFLELWVKVRSGWADSEEHLRSYGYE
- the lepA gene encoding translation elongation factor 4 yields the protein MNHIRNFSIIAHIDHGKSTLADRIIQRCGGLSDREMEAQVLDSMDIERERGITIKAQTAALQYKARDGQVYNLNLIDTPGHVDFSYEVSRSLSACEGALLVVDASQGVEAQTVANCYTALELGVEVVPVLNKMDLPQANPEGAKAEIEDVIGIDATDAIPCSAKTGMGVDEILEAIIARMPAPKGVVEAPLRAMIIDSWFDNYVGVVMLVRVVDGTLRKGERIRMMATDAVYPAEHLGVFTPKSEPRDRLNAGEVGFIIAGIKELAAAKVGDTITVEKKQPNNLGPATEALPGFKEIQPQVFAGLYPTEASEYDQLRDALEKLKLNDASLRFEPEVSQALGFGFRCGFLGLLHMEIVQERLEREFDQDLITTAPSVVYEVQLNDGEIIEVENPSKMPEQSKIGEIREPIVTVHLYMPQEYVGPVMTLANQKRGVQLNMAYHGRQVMLTYEIPLAEIVLDFFDKLKSVSRGYASMDYEFKEYRASDVVKVDMLINGDRIDALSLIVHRSQSQYRGRQVAAKMREIIPRQMYDVAIQAAIGANIISRENIKALRKNVLAKCYGGDITRKRKLLEKQKAGKKRMKQIGSVEVPQEAFLAILQVEE